CAAGAATGCGCCGACAGACAGATCGAAAAGAATACCAGGGAGCCAGCAGCTCCTGAACAAAAGAAGATAACGGCATCATGTACCTCCACAGTAAAACCGGAGATACAATCACCATACGGGAATGTATCTCCCGCACGGGTTAAGTATAAAAGACCTCAATCACTGTTCCGTGATATCCGTTTCCAGAGGTTAAACGGATGTACCACCCTCCAAGGCGTCCCCTTTCAGGCTACGGAGACATTACGATCACCCGAAGGCGCTTTTCTCAGATCGTCAAAGCATTGGCTGGTAGTCGCCCGAAGGCTCCCCTCTCAGACTATCGGGGATTTGGATGGTTATCCGAAGATAACTGTAGTCACCCGAAGGCGTTTCTCTCAGACTACCGAAACATTGGATGGTCACCCGAAGGTGACAAAGTTAGCCTGTACATTTTTAAGTCACAAAAGATGAATGTCAAGTTATTCAACATCGACCCAAAGAGGAATATTATGCGTTCCCTTAACCGGTTCTCCCAAAGGAAAAACACAGGTACCTTTCATCAGTATTTTTCTTCCCGCCCGTCTGACATCACAGTCAAAATCTCCCACCACGTCAAAATAATCCGCAATCGACTCACAGATGTCCCATTCATCATAGATGCTCCATTTATCTGCTGTTCCTTCACATTCAAACTCAGCCAGATATCCGGAATCAATATATCGCACCAGGTAGTGTGACCACAAAGGCGAATCTTTTGTAATCTCCTTTACAGAGATTATTTTCATTGAAATAGTACAATCCATGATATTTACCCGCACAAAATCGATATAAGTTATTACTCATAGCCTAATAACTGACAATAAACCTGTTCAATATATCGCCCTCTGCCATCGCCATGACCAAGATCAATTGATGTCAGTGCAAGTGCCTCCTTATAACTGTAACCATTCATAATATGATATTTCATGGCACTTGCGGCGTAACTGTACCGAAAACTGTGTGCGGTCTCATCTCCGCCTTTCAGTTCTCCATAACGTCGTAACGTATTAAGATAATAATCCATTGCCGACTTAAGATTATCTCTGTCTATCAGACGTTCATTATGTTCACTGGCATATTTGAGTGCATAATTAACAGCATCAAGAACTTTATCCCGGTCAACAACCGTTGTCATTCTTTCCCGTCCTCCTTTCGTACCAAAAATCACTCTTATTTTTTCATCTCCCCGCTGTAATGCTTTTTTCCACGTCCGTAACGATTTGGCCGACTGGACAGCTTCTTCATTTCTCAGACCGAGATAACGTGACAGTTTAGCAACAGCTGCCACACCTTTATCTTTTGCTTCCACGCGCTGAAGAATTTCCCGAAAACGCTCATCCGTAATTAATTTCTTTGTACCTTTACGGCTTCCTCCAGAAATACCTAACGCCTTATTACTGAGACGGGGATGTTCAGGATCTGCCATTTTATGTTTACCGGCCTGACGTAACATAACCCGTATTGCAGACATTTCATTCTCTCTGGTCCGCTTTGAAACGTCACTCCTGCTGTTCATATATAATTCAATATGCCGCACTTTTACCTGTGCAGCAGAACTGATCTGTATATTCAGTTTAGCCAGTCTTTCCGCAAACCGGTGCATGATCCGGGAATAGTCACTCAGCTTCTTGAAACTCCCCCG
The DNA window shown above is from Escherichia sp. E4742 and carries:
- a CDS encoding integrase domain-containing protein; the encoded protein is MSRREKLLKQDLVAHIRKDRGSFKKLSDYSRIMHRFAERLAKLNIQISSAAQVKVRHIELYMNSRSDVSKRTRENEMSAIRVMLRQAGKHKMADPEHPRLSNKALGISGGSRKGTKKLITDERFREILQRVEAKDKGVAAVAKLSRYLGLRNEEAVQSAKSLRTWKKALQRGDEKIRVIFGTKGGRERMTTVVDRDKVLDAVNYALKYASEHNERLIDRDNLKSAMDYYLNTLRRYGELKGGDETAHSFRYSYAASAMKYHIMNGYSYKEALALTSIDLGHGDGRGRYIEQVYCQLLGYE